One Roseimaritima multifibrata DNA window includes the following coding sequences:
- a CDS encoding lipoate--protein ligase family protein translates to MPQLLERSLDSPASNLALDEALLLAAEADEIPPVLRLWQFASPTVVVGRGSKATEEVQLEHCRSQQIPILRRCSGGATVMGGPGCLMYSLVIDLRPNPHLRQLNHLHSHVMQRVLAGVQKSVDSDQKEALQFQGICDLTYQNRKFSGNSLRITRHHVLYHGTILLASDLGLIAECLATAPRQPTYRQERSHRDFITNVPANANSLRTHLAKEFEAQEPLCKDHEPLPSTLEERIRKLTEERYGQESWTLRH, encoded by the coding sequence ATGCCACAACTGCTGGAACGCTCCCTCGATTCGCCGGCGTCCAACCTGGCGTTGGACGAGGCCTTATTACTAGCTGCCGAGGCGGACGAGATCCCTCCGGTGCTCCGGTTATGGCAGTTCGCCAGTCCAACGGTCGTCGTCGGGCGAGGCTCAAAGGCGACGGAAGAGGTTCAGCTGGAGCACTGCCGTTCGCAGCAAATCCCGATCCTCCGCCGCTGCAGTGGAGGGGCAACCGTTATGGGGGGCCCGGGCTGTTTGATGTACAGCTTGGTGATCGACCTGCGACCGAACCCACACCTACGGCAACTGAACCACCTGCACTCCCATGTTATGCAGCGGGTCCTCGCTGGAGTTCAAAAATCGGTAGATTCGGACCAAAAGGAGGCATTGCAGTTCCAAGGCATCTGCGATCTGACCTACCAGAATCGCAAGTTTTCAGGGAACAGCCTACGCATCACGCGTCACCATGTGCTGTATCACGGCACCATCCTGCTGGCGAGCGACCTAGGCCTGATCGCGGAGTGTCTAGCAACGGCGCCACGGCAGCCAACCTACCGCCAAGAGCGCTCCCACCGAGATTTCATCACCAACGTCCCAGCCAACGCCAACTCACTACGAACGCACCTAGCAAAAGAATTCGAAGCCCAAGAGCCCCTGTGCAAAGACCACGAACCGCTACCCAGCACACTGGAAGAGCGAATCAGGAAGTTGACCGAGGAGAGGTATGGGCAGGAGTCCTGGACACTTCGGCATTGA
- a CDS encoding rhodanese-like domain-containing protein, with translation MTNESELPIEIDVQEVQRLRDAGEAFLLLDVREQDEYATARIEGAVLLPLSELQERAKELQERQAERVIVHCHHGGRSLRVVSVLRQSGFKQAQNMTGGIEQWSQEIDSTVPRY, from the coding sequence ATGACCAACGAATCAGAATTGCCGATCGAAATCGATGTCCAGGAAGTCCAGCGGCTCCGCGATGCAGGCGAAGCTTTCCTGTTGCTGGATGTCCGCGAACAGGATGAGTACGCAACGGCTAGGATCGAAGGGGCCGTCCTGCTGCCGCTAAGCGAACTGCAAGAGCGAGCCAAGGAATTGCAGGAACGCCAGGCCGAGCGTGTCATCGTCCACTGTCACCACGGCGGCCGAAGCCTGCGAGTCGTTTCGGTGCTGCGTCAAAGCGGTTTCAAGCAAGCACAAAACATGACTGGCGGCATCGAGCAATGGAGCCAAGAAATCGACTCCACCGTCCCACGCTACTAG
- a CDS encoding ribonuclease H1 domain-containing protein, with translation MAQKKPKFYVVWQGRSPGVYATWDACQNQISGFSGAKYKSFPSRSAAETAFKQAADQHWGKGGSSRSKKSTPVVDSDDLEGMGVDMTAWAVDAACKGNPGELEYQGVDLASGINLFHKGPYEEGTVNIGEFLAIVHALALLDHAGHSHTAIYSDSRIGISWVKQKKCKTKLPRSPINAGLFRLVDRAEKWLESHKFQNRILKWETKHWGEIPADFGRK, from the coding sequence ATGGCCCAGAAGAAGCCCAAATTCTACGTCGTCTGGCAAGGCCGGTCCCCGGGCGTCTATGCGACTTGGGATGCATGTCAGAATCAGATCAGTGGTTTTTCCGGGGCCAAGTACAAATCTTTTCCATCCCGTTCGGCCGCCGAAACCGCATTCAAGCAGGCAGCCGACCAGCACTGGGGTAAAGGCGGATCAAGTCGGTCCAAGAAATCGACCCCGGTCGTCGATTCGGACGATCTGGAGGGGATGGGGGTCGACATGACGGCCTGGGCCGTCGACGCCGCCTGCAAGGGGAATCCGGGCGAGCTGGAATACCAGGGCGTCGATTTGGCTTCGGGAATCAACCTGTTTCACAAAGGGCCCTACGAAGAGGGGACGGTGAATATCGGCGAATTCCTAGCGATTGTGCATGCTTTGGCGCTCCTGGATCACGCGGGGCACTCGCACACCGCCATTTACTCCGATTCGCGGATCGGGATCAGCTGGGTCAAGCAGAAGAAGTGCAAAACCAAGCTGCCCCGGTCGCCAATCAATGCGGGGTTGTTTCGGTTGGTTGATCGAGCCGAAAAGTGGTTGGAATCGCACAAATTTCAAAACCGGATATTGAAATGGGAAACCAAGCACTGGGGAGAAATCCCCGCCGATTTCGGCCGCAAGTAA
- a CDS encoding tyrosine-type recombinase/integrase, producing the protein MAGLEVRNGRYNLILRFGGKRFVRSLKTSDEDEATSKRLRVEENIKLVESGRLTIPDNSDVVTFLLSDGKLDRKPVVKGSLTIPQLFKEFWEALPVDSLEGSTMDMMKIHQRHVESVLGRRLIAQDLTHDDLQKYVTKRAAVKTYKGTTISGGTIKKEIVTFNSVWRWGVNTGKLHGEFPKSNLRYPKSKELPVFQTWQEIERQVAAGASAGIWDALYLSLDEITHLLDHVKEIANLPFLYPMFTFAAYTGARRSELLRSQLSDINLQGGVITIREKKRVKGKTSTRRVPLATPLKAVLTNWLSEHPGSPFTFCHPDPILGSHRKTRDDENQLTRDQASHHFKQVLQNSPWSVIKGWHCLRHSFISNCASKGIDQRMIDEWVGHSTEAMRRRYRHLFPASQSQAMKSLFA; encoded by the coding sequence ATGGCAGGTTTGGAAGTCCGAAATGGCCGTTATAACCTCATCCTTCGGTTCGGCGGCAAACGCTTCGTGCGGTCGCTGAAAACCAGCGACGAAGACGAAGCGACGTCGAAAAGGCTCCGTGTCGAGGAGAACATCAAATTGGTCGAATCGGGCCGCTTGACGATTCCAGACAATTCGGACGTCGTCACGTTTCTGCTGTCCGACGGAAAGCTAGACAGAAAGCCCGTCGTAAAAGGATCGTTGACCATTCCGCAGCTGTTCAAAGAGTTTTGGGAGGCCCTGCCAGTCGACAGCCTCGAAGGTTCGACGATGGACATGATGAAAATCCATCAGCGTCACGTCGAAAGCGTCCTCGGTAGGCGGTTGATCGCTCAGGACCTCACTCACGACGATTTGCAGAAGTACGTCACGAAACGTGCTGCAGTAAAGACTTACAAAGGGACGACGATCAGCGGGGGCACGATCAAGAAGGAAATCGTTACGTTCAACTCGGTCTGGCGATGGGGCGTTAATACCGGCAAGTTGCACGGCGAATTTCCCAAAAGCAACCTCCGCTACCCAAAATCCAAAGAACTGCCCGTCTTTCAGACTTGGCAAGAAATCGAACGCCAAGTAGCGGCGGGAGCGTCAGCCGGGATCTGGGACGCCCTCTATCTGAGTCTGGACGAAATCACCCATTTGCTGGACCACGTTAAAGAAATCGCAAATCTGCCATTTCTCTATCCGATGTTCACATTCGCCGCATACACGGGCGCTCGCCGCTCGGAACTGCTACGGTCGCAACTGTCGGACATCAATCTGCAAGGCGGGGTCATCACTATTCGAGAGAAGAAGCGAGTAAAGGGCAAGACGAGTACTCGCCGCGTGCCGCTCGCCACGCCTCTCAAAGCGGTATTAACCAATTGGTTAAGCGAGCACCCTGGTTCTCCGTTTACATTCTGTCATCCCGACCCGATCCTGGGGTCACACCGCAAAACTCGAGACGATGAGAACCAACTAACCAGAGACCAGGCGTCTCACCACTTCAAGCAGGTATTGCAGAATAGCCCTTGGTCGGTGATCAAAGGCTGGCACTGTCTCCGTCACAGCTTCATTTCAAACTGTGCCAGCAAAGGGATTGACCAACGCATGATCGACGAATGGGTTGGGCACAGCACAGAAGCCATGCGTCGCCGCTACCGGCATTTATTCCCCGCAAGTCAAAGCCAAGCCATGAAATCCCTGTTCGCTTGA
- a CDS encoding IS4 family transposase: MSSLNNARFRRQISFLRRQFLQDGESAFANILADSCIAEALRANDVQWRDRIFSPMVTLWVFLIQVLSADHSCRAAVARLVAHRVSQGKPSCSAETGAYCQARKRIPEKFFADVVRKTGHATVEAADTAWRWKERRVLMFDGTTVTMPDTAENQSDYPQNSAQKPGLGFPIARIAALLSLSCGAVLDLRICKYAGKGQSELGMLRQLMGVFSKGDVLLADRLMCSWREIAMLKARSVDSVTRLSAKRTADFRCGRRIGKDDHIVRWPKPVLRATDPETDCSLPDFLEIRETRVRVEQAGFCTVCIIIVTTLLDSDEITKDGTTNWI; encoded by the coding sequence GTGAGCAGTTTGAACAATGCACGGTTTCGGCGACAGATCAGTTTTTTAAGGCGACAATTCTTACAGGACGGAGAATCTGCGTTCGCGAATATTCTCGCTGACAGTTGCATCGCTGAAGCTTTGAGAGCGAATGACGTCCAGTGGAGGGATCGAATCTTCTCACCAATGGTGACGCTTTGGGTATTCTTGATTCAGGTTCTTAGCGCGGATCACTCTTGCCGCGCTGCGGTTGCTCGATTGGTTGCTCACCGCGTTTCACAGGGAAAGCCTTCGTGCTCTGCTGAAACTGGTGCCTATTGCCAAGCGAGAAAACGGATTCCGGAGAAGTTCTTCGCGGACGTTGTCAGGAAGACAGGACATGCAACGGTGGAGGCCGCTGACACCGCATGGCGATGGAAAGAACGCCGAGTCCTAATGTTCGATGGAACGACCGTGACCATGCCCGATACAGCAGAAAACCAAAGCGATTATCCACAGAACTCCGCGCAAAAGCCAGGCCTTGGGTTTCCCATCGCACGCATCGCCGCTCTGCTCTCGCTTTCCTGCGGAGCTGTTCTGGATCTGCGGATTTGCAAATATGCGGGCAAGGGTCAAAGTGAACTAGGGATGCTACGACAGTTGATGGGTGTCTTTAGCAAAGGTGATGTCTTACTCGCGGATCGACTCATGTGTTCTTGGCGAGAAATAGCCATGCTCAAAGCAAGGAGTGTTGACTCTGTGACTCGCCTTTCGGCAAAGCGAACTGCGGACTTCCGCTGCGGCAGACGCATTGGCAAGGATGACCACATCGTTAGATGGCCCAAACCTGTGCTCCGTGCAACCGATCCAGAGACAGATTGTTCGCTTCCGGATTTCTTGGAGATTCGTGAAACGCGTGTGCGTGTTGAGCAGGCGGGTTTCTGCACGGTTTGCATCATCATCGTGACAACGTTGCTAGATTCCGATGAAATCACCAAAGATGGAACAACGAACTGGATCTAA
- a CDS encoding patatin-like phospholipase family protein: MNLNGQPEQQTTKPLRVLSLDGGGMRGIYSAAYLSRLNDRFAQVHKTSKLIDLGKRFDLIVGTSTGALIGCGLAKGVPLSEIVALYRNNGSNIFRRSIPKTMFGVPLDILKRGKALAVGEKSLREALQLCLGNTTLAEIYRDRNIAMAIPAVEMGRHGSWVFKTAHLNGSNHRDDDYSLVDVCMATSAAPLYRSLARIPVPDSGQTRAYNYFADGGLWANNPVLVGLIDSLGMASEGQEIQIYSLGTCSRPTGENLRPSDVNRGLVGWRFGADAAALSIDAQEMAYDYMARMLTKHVKNTCTIVRFPFDDVPAHMMDYLGLDDTREESMDELVRQAHSDADFTNSKCAKPEDTDGRLIASLFKPEE; this comes from the coding sequence ATGAATCTAAACGGCCAACCAGAACAACAAACCACGAAACCTTTGCGGGTATTGAGCCTAGATGGTGGCGGGATGCGTGGAATCTATTCAGCTGCGTACTTATCGCGATTGAACGATCGTTTTGCACAGGTACACAAAACATCCAAACTCATTGACTTGGGCAAGCGTTTTGACTTGATAGTGGGCACCAGTACCGGCGCGCTAATCGGTTGTGGTTTGGCGAAAGGCGTTCCCTTGAGTGAGATCGTTGCTCTGTACCGAAACAACGGAAGCAATATTTTTCGTCGGTCAATTCCTAAAACGATGTTCGGCGTTCCTCTGGACATTTTGAAACGCGGTAAAGCCCTAGCCGTGGGCGAAAAATCGCTGCGAGAGGCGTTGCAACTCTGCCTCGGCAATACGACTCTTGCGGAGATATATCGTGACCGAAATATTGCGATGGCGATTCCTGCGGTAGAAATGGGCCGCCACGGTTCTTGGGTCTTTAAGACAGCGCACCTAAATGGTTCAAATCATCGCGATGATGACTACTCGCTCGTTGATGTCTGCATGGCAACCAGTGCAGCCCCTCTCTACCGATCGCTAGCCCGCATTCCAGTACCAGACTCAGGTCAAACTCGTGCATACAACTATTTTGCTGATGGTGGCCTTTGGGCGAATAACCCGGTGCTTGTCGGACTAATCGACTCGCTTGGCATGGCATCCGAGGGACAAGAAATCCAAATCTATAGTTTGGGGACATGCTCAAGACCAACTGGCGAGAATCTGCGCCCGTCGGATGTGAATCGAGGCCTAGTTGGCTGGCGGTTCGGTGCTGATGCTGCCGCTTTGTCGATCGACGCACAGGAAATGGCGTACGACTACATGGCAAGGATGTTGACTAAGCACGTAAAGAATACGTGCACTATCGTCCGTTTTCCATTCGACGATGTGCCCGCCCACATGATGGACTATTTGGGACTCGATGACACGCGTGAAGAGTCAATGGATGAACTCGTTCGACAAGCGCACTCAGATGCGGATTTCACTAACAGTAAGTGTGCAAAGCCGGAGGACACAGACGGACGGCTGATCGCTTCACTATTTAAACCAGAAGAATAG
- a CDS encoding cyclic GMP-AMP synthase DncV-like nucleotidyltransferase: MFDCSKDVIAYHKDDVTLRQSDCDSMRQRRNSNQARLANGLKKNDDPAPLEHVTQGSYEMKTMVQHPDNDYDIDDGVYFEKDGLVGKQGGDKSALDTRKMIRDAVDDGSFKTPPEVKTNCVRVQYDTGYHVDLPAYRRVTETDIFGNETTYNELASSSWMRSDARDVTSWFNRLNQELSPDTTNGRQVRRVVRLIKKYSKSRSSWESKNLSGFGITKLVTECYRANENREDMALHDTMEAIRDRLNGNLVVDHPVTPDATITTGDEDPKAIFLREKLSEAIKNLEPLFEFGCTREKALKCWDKVFATKYFTDRDANAKKSESSAKSMNAVSPFGVFSESRREEIEENPVQKQGGGRFGTSHEC; encoded by the coding sequence ATGTTTGATTGTTCAAAAGACGTTATCGCGTACCACAAAGACGATGTCACGCTGCGTCAAAGTGACTGCGACAGCATGCGACAGCGCAGGAATTCTAACCAGGCTCGGTTGGCAAATGGACTAAAGAAGAACGACGACCCAGCTCCGTTGGAGCACGTCACACAGGGATCATACGAAATGAAAACGATGGTCCAACACCCGGATAACGACTACGACATTGATGACGGTGTCTACTTCGAAAAGGATGGCTTGGTCGGGAAGCAGGGCGGAGACAAATCCGCTCTCGATACACGGAAGATGATTCGTGACGCCGTTGATGACGGAAGCTTCAAGACACCACCAGAAGTCAAGACGAATTGCGTGCGAGTTCAGTACGACACCGGTTACCACGTTGACCTGCCAGCCTATCGGCGTGTAACTGAAACGGACATCTTCGGTAACGAGACTACCTACAACGAACTAGCAAGCTCATCCTGGATGCGATCGGATGCTCGAGATGTAACGAGCTGGTTTAATAGACTGAACCAAGAACTAAGCCCAGATACAACGAACGGTCGCCAAGTTCGCCGAGTTGTTCGTCTGATTAAGAAATACTCCAAGAGTCGCTCCAGTTGGGAGTCAAAAAACCTCAGCGGTTTCGGAATTACAAAACTGGTTACCGAGTGCTATCGAGCGAACGAAAATCGGGAAGATATGGCTCTCCATGACACGATGGAAGCGATTCGGGACCGGCTAAACGGCAACCTCGTTGTTGACCATCCTGTCACGCCGGACGCGACGATCACAACCGGTGACGAAGACCCTAAGGCAATTTTTTTGCGTGAGAAACTCTCTGAAGCGATCAAGAATTTGGAGCCGTTATTTGAGTTCGGCTGTACTCGGGAAAAGGCTTTGAAATGTTGGGACAAAGTATTCGCGACGAAATACTTCACTGATCGTGATGCAAACGCCAAGAAGAGCGAAAGTTCTGCAAAGTCAATGAATGCAGTGAGTCCATTCGGCGTGTTTTCGGAATCACGACGAGAGGAAATTGAGGAAAACCCTGTCCAAAAGCAGGGTGGTGGTAGGTTCGGCACGAGCCATGAATGCTAA
- a CDS encoding ThiF family adenylyltransferase, translated as MNAKNSIAELARWIDALPNTRRLAGHELHNYRKQFVDGWRIDLNLAENVSINLLITAQFPFVSPKIALIDRTKFLSWPHVEKDGCLCVFPPNTNVDPYRPVEVAKSLVAETEALLQCLLDGNLDDDFNREFDSYWLLSSDDLRHQFFSILPDGCDSQKVAVWSSSKFRIIGADEKSVLCWLKNRLQKDYDRTDTGFLVKLSKPLSPEEYPDCTEALLALISEDAPNFLESISDHIAKSFQPLTIILAISATNGTNYGVVELCRLLRANEKVSKCGRSNRVSVNGFRDGKAPLSVQLSQQTKYTKVVRSPLERADAEWALGGRGHDPRFAVLQKQRVAIVGLGSFGSFLTDNLIQAGLGQVAMFDGDLMRWENTGRHLLGGDTVGQNKTDALKRRFETNYPTIVSCESNPVDWQQRIETAESLDGFDLVISTTGSWKAECMLNDLHECSGKRTPIVYAWLEPFAAAGHAVAIMERSGCLQCGFTGAGQFSRRVFDWPAAPTTMVSQAGCGNEFQPYGITDSLHSIAMAVDLSVECLLGQLTASTHRVWINKDRKIDPIQRGWSVAWQTVPNFDTREEVVSEFPWSARPDCQRCS; from the coding sequence ATGAATGCTAAGAACTCAATAGCGGAGCTTGCCCGTTGGATAGACGCTCTCCCCAATACGAGAAGACTTGCCGGCCATGAATTGCACAACTATCGCAAGCAATTTGTTGACGGTTGGCGCATTGACCTGAATCTCGCGGAGAACGTGTCCATCAATTTGTTGATTACTGCTCAGTTTCCGTTTGTCTCACCGAAGATTGCGCTGATTGATCGAACCAAGTTCTTGTCTTGGCCGCACGTCGAGAAGGACGGCTGCCTATGCGTCTTTCCTCCCAATACCAATGTTGACCCGTATCGCCCAGTCGAAGTTGCCAAATCTCTAGTAGCTGAAACCGAGGCCCTATTGCAGTGTCTTCTCGACGGCAATTTGGATGATGATTTCAATAGAGAATTTGATTCGTACTGGCTGCTATCGTCAGACGACTTACGCCATCAGTTTTTTTCGATACTTCCGGACGGATGCGATTCGCAGAAAGTCGCCGTTTGGAGTTCAAGTAAATTTCGCATAATTGGTGCCGACGAAAAGTCTGTACTTTGCTGGCTAAAGAACCGTCTTCAGAAAGACTACGACAGAACTGACACCGGCTTTTTGGTCAAATTGTCGAAACCGCTCTCGCCAGAGGAATACCCAGACTGCACGGAGGCTCTACTGGCATTGATCTCGGAAGATGCACCCAACTTTTTGGAATCGATATCGGATCACATCGCAAAGTCTTTTCAACCATTGACGATCATCTTGGCAATCAGCGCCACAAACGGGACCAACTATGGTGTCGTGGAGCTGTGCCGCTTATTAAGAGCCAACGAGAAGGTCAGCAAGTGTGGCCGATCGAACCGCGTTAGCGTTAATGGTTTTCGCGATGGAAAGGCTCCGCTGAGCGTTCAACTTAGTCAGCAAACAAAATACACCAAAGTTGTTCGGTCACCACTAGAACGAGCGGATGCGGAGTGGGCACTTGGCGGTCGCGGCCACGATCCGCGGTTTGCGGTGCTACAGAAGCAGCGAGTCGCGATCGTCGGCCTTGGATCCTTTGGTTCCTTTCTTACCGACAACCTAATCCAGGCCGGGCTTGGGCAAGTTGCGATGTTTGATGGAGACCTAATGCGATGGGAGAACACGGGCCGACACCTTCTCGGTGGCGACACAGTAGGACAGAACAAGACGGACGCACTAAAGCGGCGGTTTGAAACCAACTATCCGACAATTGTTAGTTGTGAGTCTAACCCGGTCGATTGGCAGCAAAGGATTGAGACTGCTGAGTCACTAGATGGGTTCGATTTAGTGATTTCGACCACCGGCTCATGGAAAGCTGAGTGTATGCTCAATGACCTTCATGAATGCTCCGGGAAGCGAACACCGATTGTATATGCCTGGCTCGAGCCGTTCGCCGCAGCTGGACATGCTGTCGCAATAATGGAGCGAAGTGGATGTCTTCAATGTGGATTTACTGGTGCAGGTCAGTTTTCTCGGCGCGTATTCGATTGGCCAGCTGCACCGACGACCATGGTTTCGCAAGCGGGGTGCGGGAACGAGTTTCAACCTTACGGCATAACCGACTCGCTTCACTCAATCGCAATGGCAGTTGATCTATCGGTTGAATGTCTTCTCGGTCAGCTAACCGCATCGACACATCGTGTTTGGATCAACAAGGATCGAAAAATCGATCCGATTCAGCGAGGTTGGTCTGTTGCATGGCAAACAGTCCCCAACTTTGATACGCGTGAAGAAGTAGTCTCCGAGTTTCCGTGGTCCGCTCGCCCGGATTGTCAGCGATGCAGTTAG
- a CDS encoding Mov34/MPN/PAD-1 family protein: MQLDQPIRYAIANSDQCIVVETQVLEVFDDYRQDRCWKREAGGQLFAKLTNDEIVLKIATSPTRKDIRRRFQFIPFLKNQQEEINSQFESGLFFVGDWHTHPQTVPEMSPEDRESMADCFVKSSHGLDAFLMVIVGTRPFPEGLSVSIHRERDFAKATLVS; this comes from the coding sequence ATGCAGTTAGACCAACCAATCAGATATGCAATTGCAAATAGCGACCAATGTATTGTTGTGGAGACTCAAGTCTTGGAAGTATTTGACGACTATCGACAGGACCGCTGCTGGAAGCGCGAAGCAGGTGGGCAGCTATTTGCCAAGCTTACCAATGATGAAATTGTGCTCAAAATTGCGACTTCACCTACGCGGAAGGACATTCGCCGCCGCTTTCAATTCATTCCATTTCTGAAAAACCAACAGGAAGAAATCAACTCGCAATTTGAGTCAGGCCTGTTTTTCGTTGGTGACTGGCATACACATCCGCAAACGGTGCCGGAAATGTCACCAGAAGACCGAGAAAGCATGGCAGACTGTTTCGTGAAATCGAGTCACGGCTTGGACGCTTTTCTCATGGTAATCGTCGGTACGAGACCATTTCCCGAAGGCCTGTCAGTCTCAATTCATCGTGAAAGAGATTTTGCAAAGGCAACTTTAGTGAGCTAA